AttagtgacgtcacaatccataaacgccaaatatttttcgatttttaacataaaaatagagtaatttctgcgagaaaatatttttatattaaaaatttaaaaatatttcgtttatgccttgtgacgtcattaatctcCCTccatacagcgtgacgttaataattattattaatgttaaaaataacgaaaaacctgaatttaaaaaaatatattttctttgataatgaattctagtcccataaactaccgctatacaaaacatcacgtcattttattactacagtccaagaccctattttcaCTGCAGGTCTATTCATTTAAGTTTTAAACCTATTTCAGTCCAACATTACCCAATTTATTCAATACGAATAATCAGAAGTGACCTATTATTATTCAAACATTACGTAACACCAATTTTCTATTCATACGATCtaactcataataattaaagatcATCCCTTTTTTTGAGCTTACTTGAAAGGAATGTGAATGTAATCTTATATTTTGCACCacatatctaataaaaattcaattcagCAAATAATTTGCTTGGTGCCATATTCTCAGTTTCTGATCAAGCATCTCTATCTATAACAAGGGATATGGTTTTttaatacctattacctacgcCGCATTCTTCCATCTAAAAACTAACATCAGCTCTTTTACCCTCTTTGACTAAAGAGCAACCAGCGTCTTCGCACCTCAAATACAAAGTTATTTAAATTCCAACATTATTATGTCGCGTGTTGGTCATCCTTTTGTTATTTTCAATCATTTCTCAATATACAACAGCCCTGAATGCTAGCCTGCAACAGTTGAATGGATATGTAAAACCATGTCCATAAAAGCCATAGCAGATACGATGCTTTTAGCATCAGCAATCGGTGATTTTGCGACTGCATTGATGTTGCATCGCGCTTAGACGACGTTCTGCGTGTTTTAGTGACTGATTCGATGCTACATCGCGTTTCCACATTTTTCTGCGTTAGATCgctgtatttaaataatatataaaatctaTTTGATTGCTGGAACTGCAGATGGTATGTGTGCGGAATAGAGCATTCAATCGCAACATCGAACTTCCGAAAAGCAACTAAATCGCTGACCGCTGATGCTATAAGCATCGTGTCTTCTATGGTACTAAATAATGACAAAACGCTAACATTGCGTTAGCTATGCATAAAAGTATCAACTCAAAATCTCGGATCATAATACACACACGTAGATCCACTGCAGCTGGAGCCTGGGCTCAGTGTTCGGCACGAAAGTGCAAATGCTTCCAATGGGATTCTAAAGGCAGTGAATTAGATCCGTTTTCTCCTAGCTCAGTGCGTTGGCAGCGTAAAGCGTTCAGCGGAGGATCGAGCAGGCATCACCCTTGAAGCGATTCTGCTACGTGCGAAGGCAAGGCATGTCGCGACGCCATGCGCGAACATCATCACGGCTGCGCACAAGGCGACAAAACCGAACGCCAAGCCTGGAAATACAAGGATTTGTTACTTTATGTTGATGGCATAGTTTTTTGCATTGGACAGGTtgaagtagtccaatctgaagttgcaacatggggTTTGCGCAGGTTTATAGACTAATGATTAAATAGGTGCACAGGACAGGCTGAGATCTGTTTCtgtacaatgcgcagtcatacCACATAGTATAAGGAGTCTTTACTCATGTGTTTATAGGTGAGCCTCTTGTTCTGATTGGATTACTTGTTTAGCACTCTACTAAATTGACGCCTGTATTTAGTTAGTACCTTGCAATGATTTTGTggggtacttacctacctattattatctattCCTAGAGCCTACTTGTTACTTGGAGTTTCCTCAGACTTGCAAATACTATTACGTCTTTAGGGACCTCGAAATAAAGGATAAAGATTACGAACGCGGCACACCTATGTAAAGTACACCTCACCTAACCATCTCCAATATGCTAAATtcctaagtaagtaagtaagagAAGTTGTAGTTTTACAATACATCTAATTCTTGTCTGTAAGTTATTCTGGATCTATATCcaaaacttatattattatactagctgattcctgcgacttcgtccgcgtggatttacgttttttaaaatcccgcgggaactctttgatttttcgggattgttgtcgttgcttggtacctacaatatgaattcactatgaacacttcctgaatcttgataactcaggcgggcagtaaccctgcagcatcaggattaaggagttgaatccagaattttttatgtgaccacgacgtaaactttttttgttgatttaaaaaaaatatttgcaaatcggtccagaaacctcgaaaaaatcgatgtagaaaaaagaaccacctcctttttgacagtcgattaaaaaccgatgaccttgaaatatttacggaacaatctttaaaatatcccctttctaacaaaaaaagaatgaatgaaatcggactacgcgttaatgaattacaactcagtatacattttaactttcattccctctcctacgggaaccatgctgaatttcgggataaaaagtatcctatattctttctcatagtatgacctcaaatcgtaccaagtttcattggaatccattcagtagtttcagcgtgatgcgcggccgtgatacagacagacagacagacagacagacagacagacagacagacagacagacagacagacagacagacagacagacagacagacagacagacagatagacagacagacagacagacagacaaaaataaaaaaaattacagttttgggttcagtatcgattatagagtgccctcgaaaaaaaaatttcaaaatatcttcaatgtacagaatttgacctgttacagttttattataagtaattgaTATTGATATAAGTATATAAGACTAAACactattattgtaaattattttatttttatttcctactagctgctgcccgcgacttcgtccgcgtgttattaggttttttaaaatcccgtgggaactctttgattttccgggataaaaagtagcctatgtccttctccggggtgcaagctatctctgtatttaccaaatttcgagacaagcagacagacagacacactttcacatttataatattagtatagatatcgATTAATACTTTGATGATAAATTTTGTTTGGTGTTATGAAATTATGATCTAAATTCTAccatcatattttattaattgataTACCATCACGCGCCGGTGTAGGCAACAATCACATTCGTCATTATCAAACTATTTGCTATCTATCGTGAAAAATAAACTCGATATTATGATTTCCTAGTATGGATGAAGGTAGGTGTTTATAATGAAATAAGaatatcatgtacctacctatccgtAGTTACCTATCAGTATTTCTGAAAAGTTCAGACAGTCGTGATATGGCAAAATTATCATAATACTAGGTACTACTACTAGACAAGTACTTTTGTACAAGTATTTTTGTGTTCTAAGTAGGTTACATAGGTATCCATTCTCCTAGTCTGCGGCGGCATATTAAGTTCATTAAATTAATTGGTGCAAAACATAAAGTTCAAGATCAAGACGACGACGAGTCAACACCTAATCAGTTGTAATTTAATTCGCGATTTTTTTATGACATCACTACTTGGTCGTGGTCATTAAAACCGAATAATTTTCTCAGAATTTTCATACCTAAATGTAATAGCATACCGTCAAAAAACCTCTGATATTAAACCTGAGCAATGTGTGCTTTATCGATCttctagcagatgcccgcgacttcgtccgcgtggaataaggtttttaaaaatcccgtgggaactctttgattttccgggataaaatgtagcctactgcctatttcactctccaggtctttatctatacccatgcaaaaaatcacgtcaatcccttgcaccgttgcgacgtgattgaaggacaaaccaacaaaccaataaaccaacaaaccaataaaccaacgaaccaacaaacaaacacactttcgcatttataataagggtactgatttgttaGGAGGAAAAAAAACGTGAAGGGTGTCTTGCTACCGCACATTGGTTGCCCGATCAAACTGAAGGAAAACCATACTAAGTACATACCATAATGCATGCGCAGTCAAACGCATGCATATTGTTGTCCagaagtagatattttttacgtgacttgacgcgtgagtaatatgtattggcaccattgctttgtttctttattccttagatCTTAGAGTTTATTGTTGTGTGATTTGTAATGGTGGCAAAATATTACACACGCGTCAAAATAATCTTAAGATGAACGTACAATGCTTGTTCGATTGGTTTAAAACTTTGCACAGTTGTTTTGGCACTTGCGTGAAGCtttttgaaaacaaaacaaagtacaagaccgtggcgtgggaagtccctacaaaagacctacgTCCATCAGAGGACGTCTAGCGGTTGACGTAAATGATGATGGCACGCGTCGTATTGCAACACATTTCAGGCATTAGCTACCTtcactacacatattataaatgcgaaagtgtgtttgtttgttggtttgttagtttactggtttgtctttcaattacgtcgcaacggatcgacatgattttttgcatggctaggTATTAGTTACCTGatgaagagttcccatggtatttataaaaacagctaaaaccacgcggacgaagttgcgggtatcagctagtggtATATAACTTGCCTGGTTTATTCCAATCAAGTGCAGGATATATGGCTGGTAAACCAATTCGGTCGGTACCGCCAACCGCCCAGTAAAATGCGCTGAAGACACCGTACGCCAGGCCCGCGCCTGCGCCGAACAGTGCATGCGCCGCACGCACGGGGTGCGCCGTCAGTGCCAGCTCTAGGAGCATTACTAGCGAATTGCCACCGTGAACCAGCAGGTTTAACGTGTTAATCTCATGGATTCCTGAAAGTTTAAAAGTATGCGTCAATTAAATACATAGCGGATTTACGATAAGGGCCAGTAGGCCcaggcctagggcggccagatATTAGAGCCGGCCAATCGTGATTAAAATTCACTGTTATGATAAAAGTTAtgtgataaaatttggcaatggagaaaggggcggctggtacctacttactacatggCCTGCGGCCTAGGGCGACCTAGgctgcaaatccgccactggtaCCGGCATTACATACAACTGAGTACTGAGTAGGAAAATAGGTTCCtacggtagtggagcggtgcgggaagGTGCTGACGTTGCGCGAGAGCTTAGTGATACTGACAACTGTCAGCCCTCCTGCACGGCCCCAATACCACAAGAGCCTAGTCAGCTATGCGCTATACCTATACCCTtcatattctgagaggagacctgccccccaattatGTAAGAAggtaaccatttcatggctatcgcaatcgtcaagaaattctgccctttgattggctgtgaaaaaatgtaaacagcgaatcaattAATCCAAGGGCAGAATGTCTTGACGATTgtgatagcgatgaaatggttattcctACACAACCGGGGGGCTGAGTAACTCAGTCATTAGTGGGACAGCGATTGTAAAAGGTTGCATGATAAATgttgataaataatataactGCTTAACTATGAATCTATGAGTTCTATGGAACATGCCACCCTATTTATACTTTTGATAGATTCCTTGCATACTACACGTTTATTGCTAATATGATATTTACCTATATCTGATCGATATTGCTCAAAATTCCAAGAGCTCTTCCAAgaacaggtaggtacttactatgcaTTTCAATCAAGAAGAACATCGGTAGTAAGTACTGTACTTCGTAACTCCCGTACCTATCAAACTTAAACCATCAGCAACAAAAGAATAGcttgattaaaattataaacgtggtgttattatttttaaagtaaaccaATGTACTTACGTAAAAAACAAGCAGAACAAGAATTGTCGAATTTAAAATAAGTTGGACATGTTTGAAATGTCCTACTGATACTATATAGACTTAGAGTAAAACATTTCAAATATGGCGGTGCACTTCTCCGTTGGAACGCATAGTAAGGTACCTCACGTAGGAATTGAAGGTATAAACTTACTCGGATCATGCACTAGAGTCCAGTAAATAAGCGTGATGACGAAAGCCAAGTCGGTGGCGATGGTATGCGCCAGCCAATAGGCGCGGCACAGCGCGGGCGTCCGCTGTCTTCGCGGCATTGGGATTCCTTCATCTTCGCTTGCTAAACAAACAGAAAAACTTAATAGAAAACCCCTTTTTAAAATTGACAAGACAGTGAAACTAACTGATTTCTCTCGCCCTCTAGTTGGTTCCTCATGACTGAGTATCATGATCAACTCCGACTTCCGAGTCAACCTTTTGCAGTAAATAATGTCCTTCCATCGGATCCTGTTTTTAGCCATTTGTATGGCGTCGTAAAATTGGAGCACACCAGTTTGTTTCAGTTCAGGAAACTAACTGCTAAGGAAGGATGGTGCAGTATACGGCCTTTTTAGCCCCAAGGACATTTTTTGTTACTTGCAGATTATAGTAAAATATGGTTCCTTTTCCGTAGGCTCTTTTCGCACTGCACTCGATGATCGATCCGACAAGAGAATTCTCGATCCCAAGTAGCCGTTCGCCGTAACCTACGCTTCGCTTGTATGAGGGTTGCGTACTAGATCCGAATATTGTTTTACGGCTTCCGACTCGGATCGGATTTGGATTGGACGCAGTGCGTAAAGAGCCATTTAAGGTCATTACTCGttgtataaataggtactttccGTAGTAACAACTAACCGGATAACAATGTCACCCACATCAATTATCGTTTGTTACGGCATCGGTTCGGACGTCAGTACAGGAATGAGGAACCAATAAGGATAATTGTGACGGGAGGCCGCTGACTGCGAGTTAATTGACGCGAAATTGTATCAATCAACTGCACTGTAGTAGGGCTGCCAAATATAACGCTTATTtcgtttatccaccctaaaacagCCATCATATAGGATGTACGTATACTTGGAAACGTGTGTCCATCCAACCGGGCAAATAATTTCCAAATTCTGTTAATCAACCCCGTTTGAAATCTCCATCTGTTTAcctattcgcaataaagaaatttgaatgaATAGAGAGACACATATGTAGGTATTTCCGAGTAGGTAAAGGTAGGTACACCTGATGTATGAGGTCTGTTTTGGGTTGGAAAAATAGACCAAATAGATCGGAAATTCGGACAATTCTGTCTCTAATCACCTATTAATAAACACATAGGTAGTCAATTAGCCATTTAGCCGATTCCATGTATAAGCCTACTCGGCTAATAGAATGCATGAAGATAAAAATACTATCTCTTGAAttacaaagtaaaaattaaCAGCAGGTATAATTTGGCTCGATGTAAAAAGGAACCAGAATTTTCCTGAACAAATGACTGATGGTGATAACATAATTATAGGCAAATTAGGTaaataggtatacatattattatcacgaGTGATTTTCTGGGCAACACTTTAGAACAacggcacagttcacgacagttagggaacttctaacaaaacgtcgaggctttgacgtcactggcaggcgtcaaatgttagtacatttgacgcaggtagccctaatgtagccgtatttttctatgattttatgtCACCATAGCATATTTGATAtatcatcgattcaggatcaaaccgagagttccttcACTCTAGTTTACTCTGACAACGGttagtataataaaatttatgtgTTACGTTGTTGCCAGAGAGGTGCCATGCCATATACCTACTAGAGGCGGGCGCTATTTATATGCCTGATGTATGAGGTTGGTTTCTCTAGCAATATGATAATATAATCTCTCTGTCTGTAGTCATGACATTGGGTAAAACTCATTGTCGCCCGCACTTGCATATACTGCGGATACAACAATACACTGGGACAACTGATTCGATCTCAACCATAATATACGTATAATAATGGCAATACTGAAAAACTTGTGTTATTAGATAgatcattaaatattttattgtacttaaactactttttagggttccgtaccgaaaaaggaaaaaggagcccttatatgatcactttgttgtcggtatgtctgtccgtctatccgtagtgtctgtcaagaaatcctatagggtacttctcgttgacctagaatcatgaaatttggtaggtagataggtcttat
This genomic stretch from Maniola hyperantus chromosome 2, iAphHyp1.2, whole genome shotgun sequence harbors:
- the LOC117987669 gene encoding protein rolling stone-like isoform X1; the encoded protein is MNLLLNTVIRMRLPKLDLSMKKTCKPAMLGRIWQASRRALNLEHSPPHVFACCQWQDGTRPATFYLLYRWLLFLTVLSIGISSFACQRLPRLYEGPKVQLNYFKWFIYFTNWGYLLIVLQAGLALAVVHRYKNQKSFNLPSEDEGIPMPRRQRTPALCRAYWLAHTIATDLAFVITLIYWTLVHDPRIHEINTLNLLVHGGNSLVMLLELALTAHPVRAAHALFGAGAGLAYGVFSAFYWAVGGTDRIGLPAIYPALDWNKPGLAFGFVALCAAVMMFAHGVATCLAFARSRIASRVMPARSSAERFTLPTH
- the LOC117987669 gene encoding protein rolling stone-like isoform X2; translated protein: MCKHLVLVPLETSDTAMKKTCKPAMLGRIWQASRRALNLEHSPPHVFACCQWQDGTRPATFYLLYRWLLFLTVLSIGISSFACQRLPRLYEGPKVQLNYFKWFIYFTNWGYLLIVLQAGLALAVVHRYKNQKSFNLPSEDEGIPMPRRQRTPALCRAYWLAHTIATDLAFVITLIYWTLVHDPRIHEINTLNLLVHGGNSLVMLLELALTAHPVRAAHALFGAGAGLAYGVFSAFYWAVGGTDRIGLPAIYPALDWNKPGLAFGFVALCAAVMMFAHGVATCLAFARSRIASRVMPARSSAERFTLPTH